In Pseudoxanthomonas sp. SE1, the genomic stretch ACGCGCATGGGTTTCCTCGAGGACGGCCCCATGATACCGGAAGCGCGCCGCTGCTTCCCGCGCTTGCGTCACGCGGCGATGCCGCTACGCTGATGGCATGTCCCGCCCCACGCCTCCCGATGACGACGATGCCTCGCTGTTCCGCGACGCGATCGGCGAGGTGCGGCGGCTGCAGGAAGCCCCGCCGCCGCCACGCAAGCCGCCACCGCGGCCTTCGGCGCGCATGGCTGAGCGCGACGAGCACGAAGCGCTTGGAGAATTCCAGCGCGGCATGGAAACCCTGGATGCGAGGTCCGCCGGCGATGTACTGAGCCATCGTCGCGAAGTGCTTTCGGCGCGCGCCTTCCAGCGCCTCAAGCGTGGGCAGTTCTCGGTGCAGGACGAACTGGACCTGCACGGCGCCACCGCGCTGCAGGCCGAGGGACTGCTGCGCCGGTTCTTCGCGGAAGCCCATGCCCATGATCACGGCTGCGTGCGCGTGATCCATGGCAAAGGCCAGCGCTCCGATGGCGATGCACCGGTACTGAAGAATCTCGTGGACCGGATATTGCGCCAGCGCGCGGACGTGCTGGCGTTCCATTCGGCGCCGCCTGCGCAGGGTGGCACGGGGGCGGTGCTGGTATTGCTGGCACGAAACCGTCGTTGATCACGCCCCCATGCCGGTGTGCCGACGGCATGGGGTGATCACGCAGGGAGTGCAACTCACTGCTTGTCGGTGGTGCGGTCTTCGATCCGCGGCGGATTCACCCATGTCAGGTGGATGCCGCGACGCTTGGCGATCCGCTCGACATAGGCGATGTACTGCTGTTCAGCGGTCAATTGACGCTGGACGGGCGGCGATGAACTGGCGGTTCCTCGGGTACTGGCGCATGCAGCCAGCAAGGCGCAGACGGACAACACAACTGCAAGGCGAAGCATGGTGTTCATGGCGACCCTCCGGCGTGTGGAAAGAACCTGTGGAGCGCCCTCCAGCCGTCAGCTGCCGATCGGCGCTGGGGACGCCTGTTTCCGCTTATACGCCTGCTGGACGGCGCTTCCAGTGCCTTCAGTCGCGTTCCGACGGACGGTCCTGTGGCTGCGACGCGTCCCGCGCCGAACCCAGTTCATGGAGCACTGCGGTGGCATAGCTCCCGGGCGGCAGCGCGAATCCCAGCCGCAGCACGTCCGTCGACAGCCATTCCCAGGCCAGTCCGTCGGGCCTCAACCGCAATGAGCGCCGTTCCTGCTTCAGCCCCTCGCGCTCCAGCCCGGCCCGCAGTGCGGCCGCATCATCGCCCTGCAGCGCGGTCTCTTCGCAAGCGCGCGCGGCAGACTGCACGCGCAGTTCTCCCTGCCCCCACAACGGACCGGAGGGATGGATGTCGAAGTCCGCCAGTCGCTCCGCCAGCGCCTCGCTCCAGGGTTCCGGCCCGAACACGCTGCGGCTGCCCGCCAGCGTCCAGACCTCGCCCTCCAGCCCCCGGTTCCAGCTGCCATCGGCGATCCGGGCCGCCAGCACCCGGTTGAACAGGGCCGAGCGGGCCGCC encodes the following:
- a CDS encoding Smr/MutS family protein → MSRPTPPDDDDASLFRDAIGEVRRLQEAPPPPRKPPPRPSARMAERDEHEALGEFQRGMETLDARSAGDVLSHRREVLSARAFQRLKRGQFSVQDELDLHGATALQAEGLLRRFFAEAHAHDHGCVRVIHGKGQRSDGDAPVLKNLVDRILRQRADVLAFHSAPPAQGGTGAVLVLLARNRR